DNA from Candidatus Methylomirabilota bacterium:
ACACGACGGAGTACATCGAGAAGACGCTCGTCACCACCGAGCCTTCGTTCACCGAGGGTCTGGGCGCGGTGATCGCCAAGCACTACGCGCAGTGGCCCATCGACGTCGTGCTGTCCACCGGGCCCGGTGCGCTCATCCTCTCGCACTGCGTGGCGCGCGCGCATCCCTCGCGGCCCACCGTCATGTACGGCACCAAGGGCGTGAGCGGGGGCAAGCGGCGCGTGAGCCTGCCCGTGGAATTCCACCGGCTCATCCGGCCCGGCACCAAGGTGCTCGTGGTGGAGGACCTCGTCTCCTCGGGCGCCACCGTGCGCCTGCTCACCGAGCTCGTGGAAAGTCTGGGGGGGCAGATCGTGGGCATCGGCGCGCTGTGGCGCCGCACCAAGCGCGCGGAGGTGGACGGCAAGCCCATCTTCAGCCTCGTGAGCCGCGACTTCCCCACCTATCCGCCGGAGGCGTGCCCGCTGTGCAAGAAAGGCGTGCCGCTCAATCGCGAGTTCGTCAAGCGTCGCGACGAGCGGAGACCATCGCACGTCCAGGAGTAACCGTACCCCCTAGATGTAGTCGCCGGGCCGGCTGATACCCCCTCCTGGTGTATTTTGTCCTTGACACGATTTTTTCACGC
Protein-coding regions in this window:
- a CDS encoding phosphoribosyltransferase family protein: MTPPPRRDTEAMDAEVREKIHLEILKRTGAYHANDHILLPSGQHTTEYIEKTLVTTEPSFTEGLGAVIAKHYAQWPIDVVLSTGPGALILSHCVARAHPSRPTVMYGTKGVSGGKRRVSLPVEFHRLIRPGTKVLVVEDLVSSGATVRLLTELVESLGGQIVGIGALWRRTKRAEVDGKPIFSLVSRDFPTYPPEACPLCKKGVPLNREFVKRRDERRPSHVQE